The following are encoded together in the Daucus carota subsp. sativus chromosome 5, DH1 v3.0, whole genome shotgun sequence genome:
- the LOC108220850 gene encoding uncharacterized protein LOC108220850: MGYVQEARENHVKKKVEEALRSKMKVKALKECDQLAAKYAECATGKTISVIWQCRSQAKELNDCLHQFTNDSVLEEMKKQYTLQQDAQGSLRT; this comes from the exons ATGGGCTATGTGCAAGAAGCCAGGGAGAATCACGTCAAAAAGAAAGTCGAAGAAG CATTGCGCAGCAAAATGAAGGTGAAAGCACTCAAGGAATGTGACCAGCTTGCTGCAAAATATGCTGAATGTGCCACGGGGAAAACTATATCTGTGATTTGGCAATGTCGCAGTCAAGCTAAAGAGTTAAACGACTGTCTTCATCAGTT TACCAATGACTCTGTCTTGGAAGAAATGAAGAAACAGTACACGCTTCAGCAGGACGCTCAGGGTTCTCTAAGAACTTAG
- the LOC108219863 gene encoding ultraviolet-B receptor UVR8 has protein sequence MASDTIVIAWGSGEDGQLGISNNEEKEWVCSIESLNSRNVRSVVAGSRNSLAICQDGKLFTWGWNQRGTLGHPPDTKTENIPSQVKALSTVKIVQAAIGGWHCLAVDDQGRAYAWGGNEYGQCGEEPERKDDSSKPLRRDIVIPQRCAPKLSVRQVAAGGTHSVVLTHEGHVWTWGQPWPPGDIKQISTPVRVQGLERVKLIAVGAFHNLALLEDGSLWAWGNNEYGQLGTGDTQPRSQPIPVQGLSDLILVDIAAGGWHSTAITDKGEVYGWGRGEHGRLGFGDDKSSKMVPQKVQLLVEENIVQVSCGGTHSVALTKDGRMFSFGRGDHGRLGYGRKVTTGHPSEVPINLPPPNSDDAEAEGHWSARLVACGGRHTLAIAEWCSDVV, from the exons ATGGCTTCCGACACCATAGTTATCGCATG GGGTTCAGGAGAAGATGGGCAGCTAGGAATTAGTAATAACGAGGAAAAAGAATGGGTTTGCTCAATCGAATCTCTTAACTCTAGAAATGTTCGCTCTGTTGTTGCTGGTAGTCGTAACTCTCTTGCTATTTGTCAAGATGGCAAG TTGTTCACTTGGGGTTGGAATCAAAGAGGCACATTAGGTCACCCCCCTGATACTAAAACTGAGAACATACCTAGTCAAGTCAAAGCTCTTTCCACTGTCAAAATTGTGCAG GCAGCTATTGGTGGATGGCATTGTCTGGCTGTTGACGATCAAGGCCGTGCTTATGCTTGGG GTGGAAATGAGTATGGGCAATGTGGTGAAGAACCAGAGAGGAAAGACGACTCATCTAAGCCTTTAAGGAGGGATATTGTCATTCCTCAGCGATGTGCTCCCAAGCTTTCAGTTCGGCAG GTTGCTGCTGGAGGTACACACTCAGTGGTCCTTACACACGAAGGACATGTATGGACATGGGGCCAGCCATGGCCTCCTGGGGACAT AAAGCAAATTTCCACTCCTGTAAGAGTACAAGGTCTTGAAAGAGTGAAGCTAATTGCAGTTGGGGCTTTTCATAATTTGGCTCTGCTTGAGGATGGAAGTTTATGGGCATGGGGTAATAATGAATATGGGCAGCTTGGAACTGGAGACACACAGCCAAGATCGCAACCCATTCCTGTTCAAGGCTTATCTGATCTTATTTTG GTTGATATTGCTGCTGGAGGATGGCATTCTACAGCAATAACGGATAAAGGAGAG GTATATGGTTGGGGAAGAGGTGAACATGGGAGGCTTGGATTTGGAGATGACAAGAGCAGCAAAATGGTTCCCCAAAAAGTTCAGCTTCTAGTTGAGGAGAATATCGTTCAG GTGTCATGTGGGGGCACCCACTCTGTTGCATTAACGAAGGATGGCCGCATGTTTTCT TTTGGGCGTGGTGATCATGGTCGGCTTGGATATGGAAGAAAAGTAACAACAGGTCATCCTTCCGAAGTTCCCATAAATCTCCCCCCTCCAAATTCCGACGACGCAGAAGCTGAGGGACATTGGAGTGCCAGACTTGTTGCTTGTGGTGGCCGTCATACTTTGGCAATAGCAGAATGGTGTTCTGATGTTGTTTAA
- the LOC108223982 gene encoding RHOMBOID-like protein 9, chloroplastic: MGHTAVVPICYRLRCQDQVPSMLKGVNKNEGLPRRFIANRVALDCDGLAPRNSCRWMDILKELKHRGNSTPLHTRSIPSTHHNMQKASCISSSSSDGSLDTKQKTELCSTEKQLGSLDSYFRKLSNNVNELKLFNSTTELPDRTWKSSAEKDLAILNDFLGKLNDGRAELLGSSKAEEGLESLDGYLGKVNKDANLIVYIASTSDAEITETTSHTLKQDSVNETKKLKKYLWLVNRGGPESSHNDTSSLYLIGILSSINIAVFLFEIATPVRTSDLGLFSLPSLYGAKINDLILIGEWWRLVTPMFLHWGIHHIALSCWMLFTFGPQVCRTYGSFTFILLYVLGGLSGNFTSFYHMADPTVGGTGPVFAILGAWFICQLLNQDALSKDNSQSMIQKAIIATALSCILSNFGPIDDWTHMGAAFTGIAYGYLTCPILQMKNTSSENGEDGIAVVRRNVGPCRSLLFFSLFILVLCSLLLVVEPPPSSVAFL; the protein is encoded by the exons ATGGGCCACACGGCAGTGGTACCAATATGCTATCGACTGCGTTGTCAAGACCAAGTCCCTTCAATGTTAAAAGGTGTCAATAAGAACGAGGGACTTCCTCGGAGATTTATTGCCAATCGTGTTGCACTGGACTGTGATGGTTTGGCACCACGGAATTCTTGTAGATGGATGGATATTTTGAAAGAGCTGAAGCATAGGGGAAACTCTACTCCTTTACACACTAGAAGTATACCATCCACCCATCATAATATGCAAAAGGCTTCATGCATTTCAAGTTCCAGCTCGGATGGTTCTTTGGACACGAAACAAAAAACAGAACTTTGTTCTACAGAAAAGCAGTTGGGATCGCTGGATTCTTATTTCAGGAAACTAAGTAATAATGTCAATGAGCTTAAGTTATTCAACAGCACAACAGAGTTACCTGACAGAACCTGGAAATCTAGCGCAGAAAAGGATTTagcaattttaaatgattttcttgGAAAATTGAACGATGGACGAGCAGAACTTCTTGGATCatccaaagctgaagaagggcTGGAGTCTTTAGATGGCTACCTTGGCAAAGTTAATAAAG ATGCAAACTTGATAGTATACATTGCATCTACATCAGATGCTGAAATTACAGAAACAACTAGTCATACTTTGAAGCAAGATTCAGTGAATGAAACGAAGAAACTGAAAAAATATCTGTGGTTGGTGAATAGGGGTGGTCCTGAAAGTTCACATAATGACACCTCCAGTCTTTATCTAAT AGGCATTTTGTCTTCCATAAACATTGCAGTTTTCTTATTTGAAATAGCCACTCCAGTTAGAACCTCGGATTTGGGACTCTTCTCACTCCCATCACTATATGGAGCAaagattaatgatttaatattgatTGGGGAATGGTGGAGGCTAGTGACACCAATGTTTCTG CATTGGGGAATCCACCACATTGCGCTTAGCTGTTGGATGCTGTTTACATTTGGACCTCAAGTTTGTAGAACATATGGTTCATTCACTTTTATCTTGTTATATGTACTTGGAGGACTTTCTGGCAATTTTACTAGCTTTTATCACATGGCAGACCCAACTGTCGGTGGGACG GGACCAGTTTTCGCCATTCTTGGGGCTTGGTTTATTTGCCAACTTCTAAACCAAGATGCACTCAGTAAGGATAACTCTCAAAGTATGATTCAGAAGGCAATAATTGCTACTGCGCTCAGCTGCATTTTGAGCAACTTTGGACCAATTGATGACTG GACACATATGGGAGCAGCATTTACGGGCATAGCATATGGGTATCTAACTTGTCCAATTCTGCAAATGAAAAACACGTCTTCGGAAAATGGTGAAGATGGAATTGCAGTTGTCAGAAGAAACGTTGGTCCTTGCAGATCCCttctctttttctctcttttcaTTCTGGTTTTATGCAGTTTACTTTTAGTAGTTGAGCCTCCACCAAGCTCAGTGGCCTTTCTATAG